In one Nitratidesulfovibrio vulgaris str. Hildenborough genomic region, the following are encoded:
- a CDS encoding carboxylate--amine ligase, protein MSVVLVLGAETMLARVVSRSLHRAGFTVLAASSTPWPICAYSRYVRRTFTHADPKHDESRFIDDIRRICETQGVDVLLPILRECAVIARHRHLFGPGVRMLLGDAATLADFGDKYRTYEVARDAGLAVPEYRRAADLAADPAALAAFPCPCLAKPVWGWGGYGMHECASPQEVAARITAMTDRQREDYFMQQRMPGDVVCVAMLCEAGQMHACDTFRIVSSYPRRHGQSTLRESVRADAAVDALRTLLAHVGWTGPCQADFIIDPVTGTPYLIDINARYWNSLIQSTARGVDFPVMHCRMALGMGDAGGAGGAGDVPGTGAAGVSPGVSPGVPRGVPDMSAGMCADMDTGVSTAWFSRALRGDPALLLRRLFSRPQGQAARGIAAFDDWDVRDPLPFFAWPLRHLLGRIASRVAPHHYATDGTGRGEACRS, encoded by the coding sequence ATGAGCGTCGTCCTCGTCCTCGGTGCCGAGACCATGCTGGCGCGCGTGGTCAGCCGCAGCCTGCATCGCGCGGGTTTCACCGTGCTGGCGGCCTCCTCCACGCCGTGGCCCATCTGCGCCTATTCGCGCTATGTGCGGCGCACCTTCACCCACGCCGACCCGAAGCACGACGAGTCGCGGTTCATCGACGACATCCGCCGCATCTGCGAGACGCAGGGCGTGGACGTGCTGTTGCCCATCCTGCGCGAGTGCGCCGTCATCGCACGACATCGTCACCTCTTCGGCCCCGGCGTGCGGATGCTACTTGGCGACGCCGCGACGCTGGCCGACTTCGGCGACAAGTACCGTACCTACGAGGTGGCGCGCGACGCGGGGCTTGCCGTGCCCGAGTACCGCAGGGCTGCCGACCTCGCTGCCGACCCGGCGGCCCTTGCGGCCTTTCCGTGCCCGTGCCTCGCCAAGCCCGTGTGGGGGTGGGGCGGCTACGGGATGCACGAATGCGCCAGCCCGCAGGAGGTCGCCGCCCGCATCACGGCCATGACCGACCGACAACGCGAAGACTACTTCATGCAACAGCGGATGCCGGGTGACGTGGTGTGCGTGGCCATGCTGTGCGAGGCGGGGCAGATGCACGCGTGCGACACCTTCCGCATCGTGTCCTCGTACCCGAGGCGGCACGGGCAGTCGACACTGCGCGAGTCGGTGCGGGCCGACGCCGCCGTGGACGCGCTGCGGACGCTGCTTGCCCATGTGGGCTGGACGGGCCCGTGTCAGGCCGACTTCATCATCGACCCGGTCACGGGCACGCCGTACCTCATCGACATCAACGCCCGGTACTGGAATTCGCTGATTCAGAGCACCGCCCGCGGGGTGGACTTTCCCGTCATGCACTGCCGGATGGCGCTGGGCATGGGTGATGCGGGCGGCGCAGGCGGCGCGGGAGATGTTCCGGGCACCGGCGCGGCTGGCGTGTCGCCGGGTGTGTCGCCGGGCGTGCCGCGGGGTGTGCCGGACATGAGTGCGGGCATGTGCGCGGACATGGACACGGGGGTGAGCACGGCATGGTTCAGTCGCGCCCTGCGCGGCGACCCGGCCCTGCTGCTGCGGCGTCTCTTCTCGCGCCCGCAGGGTCAGGCCGCACGGGGCATCGCCGCCTTCGACGACTGGGACGTCCGCGACCCGCTGCCCTTCTTCGCATGGCCCTTGCGGCATCTGCTTGGGCGCATCGCCTCGCGGGTGGCCCCGCATCACTACGCAACCGATGGAACAGGACGAGGTGAAGCATGTCGCTCATGA